GCCGTAGGAGAGCGAGCCCATGCCCGTGAAGATGGTGGAGATGCCGGTATTCGCGTCACCGTCCGTGAGGTTCTTGCGCGCGGCGCCGTCTTCCTTCCAGTTGTTGACCATCTCCTGCAGGTCGGACACCAGAAGGTCGCTCGCCGATTTCAGATATTCGGCGCGGCGGTCGCAATTGCCGCCCGTGCAGTTCTTGAGGTCGTAATCCGTATAGGGCCGCTCGCCGGCGCCCGGACCGGTGCCGTGCAGGTCCTGTCCCCAGAGCAGGAATTCGATCGCGTGATAGCCGGTCGCGACATTGGCCTCGACGCCGCCGGCTTCCTGCAGCGTGCCGGACAGGAATTCCGGCGTCAGCTTCGAGGCGTCGACCTTCTTGCCGTTGATCTCGATTTCCTTGTTGGCGATGACATTGGCCGTGTAGAGGGCGTTCTCGTCCGACTCGGTGCCGTAGCTCTTGGCGACATAGTCGATCAGGCCCTCATCCAGCGGCCAGGAATTCACGCGGCCTTCCCAGTCGTCGACGATCTTGTTGCCGAAGCGATAGACCTCGGTCTGCTGGTAAGGGTTGCGCGCCGCCTTCCAGGCTTCGCGCGCGGCGTTCAGCGTGTCGGCGGAGGGGCTGGCGATAAGCGCATCGACGGCCTTGTCCAGCGCCAGCGCGGTGATCAGCGAATCCTCGTATTTGGCCAGAGCGATGTCGGCATAGGTCTTGATCACCGCTTTGGCGTCGGTCTCGGCTTTCGCCGGCAACACGAAAACCGCCGCCGTCAGCGCAGCCGTGGCGCAGATCGCAGCGAGCCTGCCGCCATTACGTGCCGTCATCATCTTTCTCCAGTTCCATGGAAATTCAGCAAAGGGCGCGTGCGTCCACTCACGCCGAGGCATGAGCATGCCGGGAAAATTGGTGGCCGCGCCGATGCGCGGTTCGCGATAAAAAGACACCCTCTTGCCTCCAATCGAAAGGGTTCAAGGCCCAAACATCAAAGGGATACGCTTTGCGCGCAGTCCTCCATAAAGCGAGGGAGAGGCCGGGAGTCAACTGGCGCGACGGAAAAAATTCAATTGAAACAACAGTTTAGAATTATTCTAAACTACGAATGTCAACTTTTAAGCCAGCACTGCCGCTGACTCGATTGACAGACAGCCATTCTGGGTGCGACCCGATCCTCGGCTCTTGCGGCGGCGGCAGACAATCGCCACTTGGCGCAAGGGCTTAGATTTGCAAACAAAAAAGGATTGCGATGACGAACGGGGTTGTGATTGTCGGTGCGGGCCATGCCGGCGTGCAGGCCGCCGCCAGCCTGCGCGA
This region of Mesorhizobium sp. M2A.F.Ca.ET.046.03.2.1 genomic DNA includes:
- a CDS encoding imelysin family protein, whose product is MTARNGGRLAAICATAALTAAVFVLPAKAETDAKAVIKTYADIALAKYEDSLITALALDKAVDALIASPSADTLNAAREAWKAARNPYQQTEVYRFGNKIVDDWEGRVNSWPLDEGLIDYVAKSYGTESDENALYTANVIANKEIEINGKKVDASKLTPEFLSGTLQEAGGVEANVATGYHAIEFLLWGQDLHGTGPGAGERPYTDYDLKNCTGGNCDRRAEYLKSASDLLVSDLQEMVNNWKEDGAARKNLTDGDANTGISTIFTGMGSLSYGELAGERMKLGLLLHDPEEEHDCFSDNTYNSHLYDAIGIRDAYHASYKRLDGSVVSGPSVSDMVKAADPAIDKELSGKLDTTVAKMEAIKARALAGEAYDQQIAEGNTAGNATVQAAIDALIDQTKSIERAVGSLKLNQIAFEGSDSLDAPDKVFK